A single window of Candidatus Neomarinimicrobiota bacterium DNA harbors:
- a CDS encoding NADH:ubiquinone reductase (Na(+)-transporting) subunit F: MLGLILLSTFVFTGIILVLVVILNYATSKLVATGDVKILINGDDEKSITTPAGATLLQTLAAEKIFLPSACGGGGTCGMCTCVVESGGGEVLPTEKPHLTRTEIKESVRLTCQIKVKSDMDIRIPEEIFNIQKWECEVVSNNNVATFIKEFVVRLPEGENLDFRAGGYIQIDIPPHKLDYSEFDIEDEYRGDWDKFNMWRYHSELDETIFRAYSMANHPAEGNIVMLNVRIASPPPGMDVPPGLASSYIFNLKPGDKVMVSGPYGEFFAKETDREMLYVGGGAGMAPMRSHIFDLLKTQRTKRKISFWYGARSKREMFYDDEFKALEKEFPNFSYHVALSDPLKEDAWDGPVGFIHQVVQDKYLCDHEAPEDIEYYMCGPPMMVDAVDNMLYNMGVEKEMIDYDSF, from the coding sequence ATGCTTGGTTTAATTCTGCTTAGTACCTTCGTTTTTACAGGTATAATATTGGTGCTGGTAGTTATTTTAAATTATGCCACATCCAAGTTGGTTGCTACTGGTGATGTGAAGATTCTTATCAATGGTGATGATGAAAAATCAATTACTACCCCTGCTGGAGCAACCCTGCTTCAAACCCTGGCTGCTGAAAAGATTTTTCTTCCGTCTGCCTGTGGTGGAGGTGGAACTTGTGGTATGTGCACCTGCGTAGTTGAGTCTGGTGGTGGTGAAGTGTTACCAACCGAAAAACCCCATCTAACCCGCACTGAAATAAAAGAGAGCGTTCGTCTGACCTGTCAGATCAAAGTTAAATCTGATATGGATATTCGTATCCCAGAGGAGATTTTCAATATTCAGAAATGGGAGTGCGAGGTTGTTTCCAATAATAATGTGGCAACTTTCATCAAAGAATTTGTAGTCAGGCTACCTGAAGGCGAAAATCTTGATTTTCGTGCTGGCGGATATATTCAAATTGATATTCCTCCTCATAAATTGGATTATTCAGAGTTCGATATCGAGGATGAATATCGAGGTGATTGGGATAAGTTCAATATGTGGCGCTATCACTCCGAATTGGATGAAACCATCTTTAGAGCTTACTCAATGGCCAACCATCCAGCAGAGGGGAATATTGTGATGCTCAATGTGCGTATCGCCAGTCCTCCCCCAGGAATGGATGTTCCTCCTGGACTAGCCTCCTCCTATATTTTTAACCTAAAACCAGGTGACAAGGTCATGGTTAGTGGTCCTTATGGAGAATTTTTTGCCAAAGAAACCGACCGTGAAATGTTGTATGTTGGTGGTGGAGCGGGGATGGCACCCATGCGTAGCCATATCTTTGATCTCCTCAAGACCCAACGGACAAAGCGGAAAATTTCTTTCTGGTACGGTGCCCGGTCAAAACGTGAGATGTTTTACGATGATGAGTTCAAAGCACTGGAAAAAGAATTTCCGAATTTCAGCTATCATGTCGCCTTGTCAGACCCCTTGAAGGAAGATGCCTGGGATGGCCCAGTTGGATTCATTCATCAAGTGGTCCAGGATAAATATCTCTGTGATCATGAAGCACCCGAGGATATCGAATATTACATGTGTGGACCACCCATGATGGTGGATGCTGTAGACAATATGCTGTACAATATGGGTGTTGAAAAAGAGATGATCGACTACGATAGTTTCTAA
- a CDS encoding FAD:protein FMN transferase codes for MKTKIHLISKSIFVALLACLSFSLNNCGDNGVNFSEFAFNGSTMGTTYHIIIVGDPIDAMGRSAIATSVDSVLLDFNRILSTYEDQSEISRFNRNQSIYPIPVSHKLLQVVKAGQDFCESSNGAFDITVMPIVNFFGFGFEPGENRFPTVEEIDSWLQLTGCDKLKVGDSTLTKSDPRITIDLSAIAKGDGSDYIANLLRERGHENIFVEIGGEIVTQGFNKEGEPWKIGIDRPTLGGATGADLQHVIQLTGKAIASSGDYRNYREVEGKRISHTIDARTGSPIAHNLASVSVIANTCLLADGMSTSVMVMGQEEGLIWLENLTDVEGLLITRETDGSFKEFMTSGFEKYIFD; via the coding sequence ATGAAAACAAAAATTCATCTCATTTCGAAATCCATTTTTGTCGCATTGTTGGCTTGTCTCTCCTTCTCCCTGAACAATTGCGGTGATAATGGTGTCAACTTCTCAGAGTTTGCCTTTAATGGATCAACCATGGGAACCACATATCACATCATTATCGTTGGGGACCCCATTGATGCCATGGGTCGCAGTGCAATTGCAACCAGTGTAGATAGCGTACTCCTGGATTTTAATCGAATTCTGTCCACTTATGAAGACCAGAGTGAAATTTCTCGTTTTAATCGAAATCAGAGTATCTACCCCATTCCAGTATCCCATAAATTGCTTCAGGTCGTAAAAGCTGGCCAAGACTTTTGCGAATCTTCAAATGGAGCTTTTGATATTACCGTCATGCCCATAGTAAATTTCTTTGGATTTGGATTTGAACCTGGAGAAAATCGCTTTCCTACTGTTGAGGAAATCGATTCCTGGCTGCAACTAACGGGTTGTGATAAATTGAAAGTTGGGGATTCCACACTGACAAAATCTGATCCAAGAATTACCATCGACCTGAGCGCCATCGCCAAGGGGGATGGATCTGACTATATCGCTAATTTACTCAGGGAGAGGGGTCATGAAAACATTTTTGTAGAAATTGGGGGCGAAATCGTGACACAGGGTTTTAATAAGGAGGGAGAACCCTGGAAAATAGGTATAGATCGACCGACACTTGGTGGCGCAACGGGGGCTGATCTTCAACATGTGATCCAATTGACTGGTAAAGCTATCGCCTCCAGTGGAGATTATCGCAATTATCGTGAAGTTGAGGGCAAACGCATTTCCCACACCATCGATGCCCGCACTGGATCTCCTATCGCTCACAATCTGGCCTCAGTATCCGTTATCGCAAATACCTGTCTCCTAGCTGATGGTATGTCCACTTCAGTCATGGTGATGGGTCAGGAAGAAGGGTTAATTTGGCTGGAAAATTTGACCGATGTGGAAGGCTTACTCATCACGCGTGAAACAGATGGATCGTTCAAGGAGTTCATGACCAGCGGTTTTGAAAAGTATATTTTTGACTAA
- a CDS encoding M28 family peptidase yields the protein MQSQLQVDVERLASPGSRKVGSSGHDQAAVYLKERMQSAGLEPYLENSYELAYQVESTQYKNLAGVRVGLDRYLKPMLLVAHYDTCGDQPGADDNAAAIAIWFDVLEALTRVNLQRDIIFLFPDAEEPPRFLSEHMGSTNFYEKQLKHPIHAGLVLDLVGHDIPLEGLEELLFIFGAESHPEIADILTTAELPDGLKNIATLNRYVGDLSDHHVLREHGEPYLFFTCGRWEHYHQQSDVPEHLNYEKMARISQYLVSVIEALDSRVLNESRTDYDPVDMELFLLKRALGSYLNHHGIPMSNRDDIQNFVLNWIQQHQL from the coding sequence ATGCAATCACAGTTACAAGTTGATGTTGAAAGATTAGCCTCGCCAGGCTCACGCAAGGTGGGAAGCTCTGGACATGATCAGGCAGCAGTGTATTTGAAGGAACGTATGCAAAGTGCTGGTCTTGAACCATATCTTGAGAATTCCTATGAGTTGGCATATCAGGTTGAATCAACTCAATACAAAAATCTTGCAGGAGTGAGGGTAGGATTAGATAGATACTTAAAGCCAATGCTGCTTGTGGCCCACTATGATACATGTGGTGACCAACCTGGAGCCGATGACAATGCTGCCGCCATCGCCATCTGGTTTGACGTTTTGGAGGCGTTGACGAGAGTCAATTTGCAAAGAGACATTATATTTCTTTTCCCAGATGCTGAAGAACCCCCACGCTTTTTATCCGAACACATGGGCTCCACAAATTTCTACGAAAAACAGCTGAAGCACCCCATCCATGCCGGGCTGGTTCTGGATCTCGTAGGTCACGATATCCCTCTGGAAGGATTGGAAGAACTGCTCTTTATTTTTGGTGCAGAGAGTCACCCTGAAATAGCTGATATCTTAACGACTGCCGAATTACCAGATGGGCTAAAAAATATTGCCACCTTGAATCGCTATGTGGGAGATCTGAGTGATCATCACGTCCTTCGGGAACATGGTGAACCCTATCTGTTTTTTACGTGCGGGCGTTGGGAACATTATCATCAGCAGAGTGATGTACCAGAGCATTTAAACTATGAGAAAATGGCCAGGATTAGCCAGTATCTGGTTTCAGTTATTGAAGCCTTGGATTCAAGGGTATTAAACGAGAGTCGGACTGATTATGACCCGGTGGATATGGAGCTGTTTCTCCTCAAGCGTGCCCTGGGGTCCTATTTGAATCACCATGGTATTCCCATGAGCAATAGGGATGATATTCAGAATTTTGTGCTAAACTGGATACAACAACACCAGCTATAG
- a CDS encoding DUF72 domain-containing protein has protein sequence MAGHLHIGTCSWKYPSWEGLVYTSNKPENFLQEYAQKYKSVEIDQWFWSLFGIDKVVLPKAEVVQEYASSVPEDFRFVIKAPNSLSLTHLYKSHSAGELVANPHFLSPELYKAFLGTLGAIHPQIGAINLQFEYLNKLKMPSPQLFFEQLVNFLKSIDTSIPLCIELRNPNFLNDGYFKILAEHNIGNTFCQGYYMPGIQEVYTNHAHLLHGTSIVRLLGPDRQGIEKTTGKKWDKIVAPRDSEIPGIARLVRKMVDQSGMDVYLNVNNHYEGSAPITIEKLLQFL, from the coding sequence ATGGCCGGACACTTACACATTGGTACCTGCAGTTGGAAATACCCTTCCTGGGAAGGCCTGGTGTATACTTCAAACAAGCCCGAGAACTTTCTGCAGGAATATGCACAAAAGTATAAGTCAGTGGAGATCGATCAATGGTTCTGGTCACTTTTTGGAATTGATAAAGTTGTGCTACCTAAAGCTGAAGTGGTCCAGGAATATGCGAGTTCAGTACCCGAGGATTTTCGATTTGTCATAAAGGCCCCTAATAGTCTGAGTCTCACACACTTGTACAAAAGTCATTCAGCTGGTGAACTGGTAGCAAACCCCCATTTTTTATCTCCAGAGCTTTATAAGGCCTTTCTTGGTACGCTGGGGGCTATTCATCCTCAGATTGGAGCTATAAATCTCCAGTTCGAGTATCTCAATAAACTCAAAATGCCATCTCCTCAATTATTTTTCGAACAACTCGTTAATTTCTTAAAATCAATTGACACATCCATACCCCTGTGCATTGAATTAAGAAATCCAAACTTTCTGAATGACGGATATTTCAAGATTTTGGCTGAACATAACATAGGCAACACCTTTTGTCAGGGATACTACATGCCTGGTATACAAGAAGTATACACCAATCATGCACACCTCCTCCATGGAACCTCAATTGTTAGGCTCCTTGGTCCTGATCGACAGGGTATTGAGAAGACAACCGGAAAAAAATGGGATAAGATTGTTGCGCCCAGGGATTCAGAAATTCCAGGGATTGCCCGTCTCGTAAGAAAAATGGTGGATCAATCTGGCATGGATGTCTATTTGAATGTGAATAACCATTATGAAGGCTCGGCGCCTATAACCATCGAAAAATTGCTTCAATTTCTATAA
- a CDS encoding DUF11 domain-containing protein encodes MRRFLALVSLMGAVVFGQVPVGTEIINVAQSSHQDGSGTTFVGSSNEIVTIVSEGYQLAISKTASASVIAPGESLTYTITVTNTGNTSPAPFTITDTLSSGLDIISSTPEVSVSNQIAVWNVASIAGGQTLVFELEVLIDENLPADEVVSNTAWLAVPDGFLLASESADVNIGAHSDLLITKIVSEDVSAIGDTVHYSISVYNTGNIPSTETIINDELPEHISFVTASHAGAFVDGTVSWNVGEMMPGDTINVSLDVIVDASMPANAGLTNTASVENAQGVSKEASVHSFANPWIQTISKWAADEEYAFGDTVEFTITIDNTSPDPVHAISVHDTLPEPLEFVSASHGGSIENGVVVWPSFGTLIAGNVITLNVVTTVGSLLEARPEITNRAWISTANAGTSWGDHIVSLAAFPELTLEKRSSATVQAGDSLVYTFIMSNTGNSMAHDVALIDTLPAHVSFGSTSGDFTYDEASHSILWNVNEIASSATDSLKLVTYVDYPVVDGTMLENTAHLSCVEGSVSHSTSITEIFSAPGLFLDISGTRTVLAGDTIRLALDYRNLGTETATGVVLTDTLGTDLEYLNASREHTYDPETGIITWNLEDLTPGDNGVIDITAKVPDDFVGKAVIPVSGLLSCDQGEQSIDIHMVIVRAPIMNIVLIGDTSFIEAGEFIQYDLSFENQGDTTAVNVVVVDSLPADVEFMGASNGGVYDSTSHSVTWNVGDLEPVQGERTAGKFSGASSSESSRLSRRSEPANEFTIDVRVVYPLPNGMELPNTAYIYADGVLQATATWLAIVVAAPEFVFTKTADLEVFPGDTVNYQIAVANWGTDHASGVSILDTLDSRVTFLSATGTYIYDEASHSLSWYIGPLNVEQAEHFNITTTVSDLLGHGEQVGNRAWLVSNETDAIPAEALTTNILPLSIVVDAQPKTILGNGAATSTLSAHVYSFLGNPVPDGVNVNFYTDFGTIPDSAQITSTIDGVAYSTLVADTVTFESVVATPYARAVFAPTEWADDTTQVTFIIGAFDGIIFNYQGIPQENVRVELRTVATGAHAGHDSTDANGYYLIPIYRDDLYQIIYTLIGDNGIPYETVQEIEINTPSEGSLVTNLNSVSGWIYDELTGEPIPEDSILIIVNGEVIDTTGTLGKASDHHMTDSTYTDTTGRYFFTNLLPGTYSLEVVYNGISSYSDGGLDVNLTTPGLYVVNANVTLRSSPFYMVKKVDQIEAAVGDTLHYSLNFGTQDITFIDSVFITDYLPNGLELIANTVVTDANTNYIGLDPITNEMNFTRSGIQLGDSLHIDFEAKITIDAGLGWIENRALIASTIDSTWSNRNTNSQAKTKIIFPFLKVTKQSNRRVIEIGDVVTYTVNISNTSTDDIVHDFVVEDVLPYGFKFRKNTSYLDGSKIADPNVQEAVGKRLAMTWTIGDTLQPGESFTMKYRIIAGMNSREGTNTNEVMARAHTLLGFPVISNLATADVVVKPGLFSDRGLIIGKVYYDSNANGIHDENEETVKDIELIMENGARILTDEYGKYSVPDVEAGMHVIRVNERTLPDLSEIILDSPDYLGDTQSKMVRVAAASIAKSNFALRQVSVPGKITGTAFYDMNRNGIMDPDEEVQSDLVMVLNDEKATMTDSLGRFTFNKASLGDLTLRIDESSLPSYGRLFSVDSTVDSLGLPANLWNVTLYSGDSININIPLEKLELFSVLSKESTLEMKTEMLTEEFRLLVYKPWSLLIRIGFVSGSATLQSEIFNELRNVGDLMKWQTQINLDIKGHTDHLPVAPGSGFRDNQELSESRAMAIRTYLIQTMGISESRISAVGMGASEPIADGGTPEGRSLNRRVEMVFYNAAEDDSEFNQLEFMYDINYTGEIPVRSVRFHQELPPGFIYKPGTAILDSTKLEPIVSGESRDIWSFGDWDAEKHTKFDAAMKPDDYELVQNTGIVAAHLELMDEDGNLIQTDTLETRISTLVETLSFNMILEGTQFDVGSADLKPSAEPSLRKLGDFLSWQPDIEIVIEGFTDNRGSMEFNMLLSDWRAISVKNFLLENYNLNPENIHTHGLGPHYPVGDNETWVGRATNRRVEVLVNAEVGEAALLELDVIKESLKQKIVIPVDAFESMSPDSALGIPANQSSTLLLNMSYPAYATADSISITLALPADLEYVDVAGTFKTWGQTLESGGLEVVSPVKLHAPEGVVGLRELFMNVQLFKGGQPLSSNIEKVLRVNLQESESGNE; translated from the coding sequence ATGAGACGATTCCTCGCCTTAGTCTCCCTCATGGGGGCCGTGGTTTTTGGTCAGGTTCCAGTTGGTACCGAGATCATAAATGTTGCCCAGTCATCCCATCAGGATGGTAGCGGAACAACATTTGTGGGCTCTTCAAATGAGATCGTAACGATCGTATCTGAAGGGTATCAACTGGCAATCTCCAAAACCGCTAGTGCATCTGTAATTGCACCAGGCGAGAGTTTGACCTATACAATCACTGTTACAAATACGGGAAATACTTCCCCTGCACCGTTTACTATCACGGACACCCTGAGCTCCGGTCTTGATATCATTTCAAGCACACCTGAGGTCAGTGTATCAAATCAAATAGCAGTTTGGAACGTCGCCAGCATCGCTGGAGGCCAGACACTGGTATTTGAACTTGAAGTTCTGATTGACGAAAACCTGCCCGCCGATGAGGTCGTATCGAATACAGCCTGGTTGGCCGTTCCTGATGGTTTTCTTCTAGCTAGTGAATCAGCTGATGTAAACATTGGTGCACATTCAGATCTATTGATTACAAAAATAGTAAGTGAAGATGTATCTGCTATTGGAGATACAGTTCATTATAGTATTAGTGTATACAATACTGGCAATATCCCATCAACTGAAACAATCATTAATGACGAATTGCCAGAACACATTTCATTTGTAACTGCATCCCACGCGGGAGCATTTGTGGATGGTACCGTGTCCTGGAATGTTGGCGAAATGATGCCGGGAGACACCATTAATGTCTCCCTCGATGTTATTGTTGATGCAAGCATGCCAGCCAATGCAGGCTTAACCAACACTGCATCAGTTGAGAATGCACAGGGAGTTTCAAAAGAAGCTTCAGTTCATTCATTTGCAAATCCCTGGATTCAGACCATTAGTAAATGGGCTGCTGATGAGGAATATGCTTTTGGTGATACCGTTGAGTTTACGATTACTATCGATAATACTTCACCGGATCCTGTGCACGCCATCTCAGTGCATGATACACTTCCAGAACCTCTGGAATTTGTATCTGCATCTCATGGTGGCTCAATTGAAAACGGCGTAGTTGTCTGGCCGTCTTTTGGTACTTTGATTGCTGGGAATGTTATAACCCTGAATGTCGTTACAACTGTCGGCTCCCTTCTGGAAGCCAGACCTGAAATCACAAACAGAGCTTGGATCTCTACAGCCAATGCTGGAACCAGCTGGGGTGACCATATTGTGTCACTGGCTGCTTTCCCAGAATTGACATTAGAGAAACGATCATCTGCAACTGTCCAGGCAGGGGATTCACTGGTTTACACATTTATAATGAGTAATACTGGAAACTCAATGGCTCATGATGTAGCCTTGATTGATACCCTTCCCGCACATGTTTCCTTTGGTTCAACCTCTGGTGATTTTACCTACGATGAAGCTTCTCACAGCATTCTCTGGAATGTGAATGAGATTGCCTCAAGTGCCACTGATTCTCTGAAACTGGTCACTTATGTTGACTATCCAGTAGTCGATGGTACCATGCTAGAAAATACTGCACACCTATCTTGTGTTGAAGGAAGTGTGTCCCATTCTACATCCATTACTGAAATCTTTTCAGCTCCAGGATTATTCCTGGATATTAGCGGAACGAGAACAGTACTGGCAGGTGACACTATCCGACTCGCCCTTGATTATCGCAATTTGGGAACCGAAACAGCCACCGGTGTTGTTCTTACGGATACACTGGGAACTGATCTGGAATATCTCAATGCGTCACGAGAACATACTTACGATCCTGAAACTGGAATTATTACCTGGAATCTAGAAGATCTGACTCCTGGTGATAATGGTGTCATAGACATTACAGCTAAGGTTCCAGATGATTTCGTTGGAAAAGCTGTCATTCCTGTTTCTGGTTTGCTAAGCTGTGATCAAGGTGAGCAAAGTATAGATATACACATGGTTATTGTACGTGCTCCTATTATGAACATCGTACTCATAGGTGATACTTCTTTCATAGAAGCAGGTGAATTTATCCAATATGACCTCTCTTTTGAGAATCAGGGTGATACCACTGCAGTTAACGTTGTCGTTGTAGACTCACTGCCAGCAGATGTTGAATTCATGGGTGCCTCCAATGGTGGTGTCTATGATTCTACCAGTCACTCCGTGACCTGGAATGTTGGTGATCTCGAACCGGTTCAAGGGGAACGCACAGCTGGAAAATTCAGCGGTGCCTCTTCAAGTGAATCAAGTCGTCTTTCAAGAAGAAGTGAACCTGCAAACGAGTTTACCATTGATGTAAGGGTTGTCTACCCACTACCCAATGGTATGGAATTACCAAACACTGCCTACATCTATGCAGATGGGGTTTTACAAGCTACAGCTACCTGGTTAGCCATCGTAGTGGCTGCTCCTGAATTTGTATTTACAAAAACTGCAGATCTGGAAGTCTTCCCCGGCGATACTGTCAATTATCAAATTGCTGTGGCCAACTGGGGGACCGACCATGCTAGTGGAGTCAGCATTCTGGATACACTCGATTCTCGAGTTACCTTCCTGAGCGCAACTGGGACCTACATCTATGATGAAGCCTCGCATTCACTTTCCTGGTATATCGGACCGCTGAACGTTGAGCAAGCTGAACACTTTAACATTACAACTACTGTATCAGACCTGTTGGGTCACGGTGAACAAGTTGGAAATCGCGCCTGGTTGGTTTCAAATGAAACAGATGCCATTCCAGCTGAAGCACTTACAACCAACATTCTTCCGCTCAGTATCGTTGTAGATGCACAGCCCAAAACTATTCTTGGAAATGGTGCTGCTACATCAACTCTGTCAGCTCATGTTTATTCCTTCCTGGGCAATCCTGTTCCAGATGGTGTAAATGTGAACTTCTATACTGACTTTGGAACTATTCCCGACTCAGCTCAGATCACATCAACCATCGATGGTGTGGCTTATAGTACATTGGTTGCTGATACAGTTACCTTCGAATCTGTTGTAGCAACTCCTTATGCCAGAGCCGTTTTTGCACCAACCGAATGGGCTGATGACACAACCCAAGTCACCTTTATTATCGGTGCCTTTGATGGGATTATCTTCAATTATCAAGGTATTCCCCAAGAAAATGTAAGAGTCGAATTGAGAACCGTTGCTACCGGGGCCCATGCTGGGCACGATAGTACGGACGCCAACGGCTACTATCTCATCCCAATCTATAGAGACGATCTGTATCAGATTATCTACACTTTGATTGGCGATAATGGTATTCCTTATGAGACTGTACAGGAAATAGAGATTAATACACCAAGTGAAGGTTCATTGGTCACCAATCTCAATTCTGTTTCCGGTTGGATTTATGATGAGCTTACTGGAGAACCCATCCCTGAAGACAGTATTCTGATTATCGTGAATGGTGAAGTGATTGATACTACTGGTACACTGGGCAAAGCTTCAGATCATCATATGACGGATTCAACTTATACTGATACCACTGGAAGATACTTCTTTACTAACCTGCTACCTGGTACCTACAGCTTGGAAGTTGTCTACAATGGAATCAGTTCATATAGCGATGGTGGGCTGGATGTTAATTTAACCACTCCAGGACTATATGTTGTGAATGCAAATGTCACCCTGAGAAGTTCACCCTTCTACATGGTGAAAAAGGTAGACCAGATTGAGGCCGCAGTTGGAGACACCCTCCACTATAGCCTGAATTTTGGTACACAGGATATTACGTTTATTGATTCAGTATTTATAACCGATTACCTCCCCAATGGGCTGGAGCTAATCGCGAATACAGTTGTTACTGATGCGAACACGAATTACATCGGTCTGGACCCCATCACCAATGAAATGAACTTCACAAGAAGTGGAATTCAACTTGGTGACTCACTCCATATTGATTTCGAGGCTAAGATCACTATAGATGCTGGTCTCGGATGGATTGAGAATAGGGCACTGATTGCAAGTACCATCGATAGCACATGGAGCAATAGAAATACAAATTCGCAAGCGAAAACCAAGATCATCTTCCCCTTCCTCAAGGTTACCAAGCAGAGCAATCGTCGAGTCATAGAAATTGGCGATGTCGTTACTTATACTGTGAATATTTCCAACACCAGTACTGATGACATTGTCCATGATTTTGTGGTTGAAGATGTGCTGCCATATGGCTTTAAATTCCGTAAGAATACCTCATATTTGGATGGCTCAAAAATAGCCGATCCAAATGTTCAGGAAGCAGTCGGTAAACGTCTGGCAATGACCTGGACAATCGGTGATACCCTACAACCAGGTGAATCCTTCACGATGAAGTACCGCATTATTGCTGGTATGAATAGCCGCGAGGGAACCAACACCAATGAAGTCATGGCCAGAGCACACACCCTCTTAGGTTTTCCTGTGATTTCCAATCTCGCCACTGCCGATGTAGTCGTGAAGCCAGGTCTGTTTAGTGACCGTGGTCTCATCATCGGTAAGGTCTACTATGACAGCAATGCCAACGGAATCCATGATGAGAACGAAGAGACTGTGAAAGATATTGAGCTCATTATGGAAAATGGTGCCAGGATCCTCACAGATGAATATGGAAAATACAGTGTTCCTGATGTGGAAGCTGGTATGCATGTTATCCGGGTTAACGAACGTACTCTCCCAGACTTGAGCGAGATCATTCTCGATTCTCCAGATTATTTAGGTGATACTCAGAGCAAGATGGTAAGAGTCGCTGCAGCAAGTATTGCCAAATCGAATTTTGCTCTACGCCAAGTTTCAGTACCTGGCAAAATAACCGGTACTGCCTTCTACGACATGAACCGTAATGGTATTATGGATCCAGATGAAGAAGTTCAATCTGACCTGGTTATGGTCTTGAATGATGAAAAAGCCACCATGACCGATAGTCTTGGTAGATTTACTTTCAATAAAGCAAGTCTGGGTGACCTGACCCTGCGCATTGACGAGAGCAGCTTGCCTTCTTATGGGAGACTCTTCTCAGTTGATTCTACCGTTGATTCTCTGGGACTACCGGCAAATTTGTGGAACGTGACGCTGTACTCAGGCGATAGCATAAACATCAACATTCCACTAGAAAAACTTGAACTTTTCAGTGTCCTCAGCAAAGAGTCAACTCTGGAAATGAAAACAGAGATGCTCACTGAAGAATTTAGACTCCTCGTATACAAACCTTGGAGCCTCCTGATCAGAATCGGTTTTGTTTCTGGTTCCGCAACTCTGCAGAGTGAAATTTTTAATGAACTGAGAAATGTTGGCGATTTGATGAAATGGCAGACCCAGATCAATCTCGATATCAAGGGTCATACAGATCATCTCCCAGTAGCGCCTGGAAGTGGTTTTAGAGATAATCAAGAACTTTCTGAATCCAGAGCAATGGCCATCAGAACCTATCTGATACAAACAATGGGCATCAGCGAATCTCGCATTTCTGCCGTTGGTATGGGCGCCTCAGAGCCAATCGCTGACGGTGGTACTCCAGAAGGGCGATCACTCAACCGTCGTGTAGAAATGGTGTTCTACAATGCAGCTGAAGACGATTCTGAATTCAACCAACTCGAGTTCATGTATGACATTAATTACACAGGCGAAATACCTGTTCGCAGCGTACGTTTTCACCAAGAATTACCTCCAGGTTTTATCTATAAGCCTGGTACCGCCATCCTTGATTCAACCAAGCTGGAACCCATTGTCAGTGGTGAATCACGAGATATCTGGAGCTTTGGTGACTGGGATGCTGAGAAACACACAAAATTTGATGCAGCTATGAAACCAGATGATTATGAATTAGTTCAGAATACTGGTATAGTTGCCGCTCACCTTGAACTCATGGATGAAGACGGAAACCTGATTCAGACCGATACATTGGAAACTCGCATCTCAACCCTGGTTGAAACCCTGTCCTTTAACATGATCCTTGAGGGGACACAGTTTGATGTTGGATCTGCAGATCTTAAACCTTCGGCCGAGCCAAGCCTTCGCAAACTGGGTGACTTCCTCTCATGGCAACCAGATATCGAAATCGTCATTGAAGGTTTTACAGACAATCGTGGTAGCATGGAATTCAACATGCTGCTGTCTGATTGGAGAGCCATCAGTGTCAAGAATTTCCTCCTTGAAAATTACAACCTGAATCCTGAGAATATTCATACTCACGGCTTGGGTCCTCACTATCCTGTTGGCGACAATGAAACCTGGGTTGGTCGCGCAACCAACCGTCGAGTCGAAGTACTGGTGAATGCTGAAGTGGGTGAAGCTGCCTTACTGGAACTTGATGTGATAAAAGAATCATTGAAACAAAAAATTGTTATTCCTGTGGACGCCTTTGAAAGTATGTCACCTGATTCTGCCTTAGGCATTCCAGCTAACCAGTCATCAACCCTTCTGCTGAACATGAGCTATCCAGCCTATGCTACAGCCGATTCTATCTCTATTACACTAGCGCTTCCTGCTGATTTAGAGTATGTTGATGTTGCAGGTACCTTTAAAACTTGGGGTCAGACACTTGAATCTGGTGGCCTGGAAGTGGTCTCACCGGTCAAACTACATGCTCCTGAAGGTGTTGTAGGCCTAAGAGAACTCTTCATGAATGTTCAGCTGTTCAAAGGAGGACAACCACTGTCCAGCAATATTGAGAAAGTATTGAGAGTAAATTTACAAGAATCGGAATCCGGCAATGAATAG